A region of Pontiella agarivorans DNA encodes the following proteins:
- a CDS encoding beta-galactosidase, whose translation MKSSNQWTALLLSGMTLAAQAGLEEDARAKMAALSNLVVQAEGQGIHTLQERTMLRTADIFLFYADWDEANTSVNSNIFSKSGSFKDDPEYWAEYMPEFERQDVIHMLDKSTSNLTRLINGEISRKPAPEIDWAQVTHDGDQLTFNGRPAFVADYTWKPGDDWLTEYHGNQDGFYFDPNKISNASGDINQWTMNDLTNKSSGTLGFIFLGNKAAPNWAEAEYGPGFQMREDTYTGYDIDNPGAREMLSFLFDACVPFMSGKKFSELGYMLCNEPHFYTTKEKDSMEPDDWGWARGPVSEYTMDKFRVWLQDRHATVADLNALWGTSFADFDAVDLDVPIYEGLQGTPQWYDWVRFNQWRVTEWYTWVKSAIRANDAAAKVHLKVMPNLWSENDRGHGLDMEALTELSEIIGNDAGADHTNWWGKALWWQGTYAFDWREMCMSYDFFKSVSPEKITFNSEAHYLSTGGSRDLFLDPAYARATCWLAHLHGLTASQIWFWARQSDGSPRKGVNVGTGWWGSNNFQPQVVNEVAQTMLDLNTFSEEVMAMQRQRKPIRIFYSETSAINKPEYMDEIFELYEKLYFEGVPVGFVTENILTKQGHDLWDVVLVHETEFATTNQVAALQAYLDGGGSVVIDSDSLRKDEYGRGIGGLAPSAGTLISAVSLADMKEQALARVDLPPVEISETNGIGTEGCAWKCVTNEAGNAVVSIVNLGHSAASLSLVMRNGEGAVCTDMLTGEAHSSSFVLEPFEMRLLEVVSQDVVPQLSTIVQWGKPGGDDGIVTNTQNFNPYPAFTTYTYGNTASPLPGPDYYPDSRGRSPVFNHASKNAFNVKQITDGGTLGDYITTAKNDPDYAAMVVWENYLTNAYILKSLEIETRVNNSADTDSQFRWLVRKMDGQWYASDAVDTSDTFTLFAEEDPESLSWFDFTPHVGGVASVGGSASITLEDINAVGYLATFQQLSTNIKYRASETRYFKATAFTALPQNGWDNFVIAYGLSGDPNDDADANGVSDFVEYALGGNPTNSSDRGIAPDVEYQLDDSVHYYHVALTNPNSGVSYNVEWATNLVVGGWTNSFESITNRPSGYAGMDKLDYKLNGDAEKQLFFRLKVEAAL comes from the coding sequence ATGAAAAGCTCTAATCAGTGGACCGCATTATTGCTGTCCGGAATGACATTGGCGGCACAGGCTGGGCTGGAAGAGGATGCCCGGGCAAAAATGGCGGCGCTGTCGAATTTGGTGGTGCAGGCGGAGGGACAGGGTATTCATACGCTGCAGGAGCGGACGATGCTGCGTACTGCAGATATTTTTCTTTTCTATGCTGACTGGGATGAAGCGAATACATCGGTGAATTCCAATATTTTTTCCAAGTCAGGATCATTCAAAGATGATCCGGAGTATTGGGCGGAATATATGCCGGAGTTTGAGCGGCAGGATGTAATCCACATGCTGGACAAAAGTACGTCGAATTTGACCCGGTTGATTAATGGGGAAATTTCGCGTAAGCCGGCCCCGGAGATTGACTGGGCTCAAGTGACACATGACGGGGATCAGCTTACGTTTAACGGCCGGCCGGCCTTTGTGGCGGATTATACCTGGAAGCCGGGGGATGACTGGTTGACGGAGTATCATGGCAATCAGGATGGGTTTTATTTTGATCCGAATAAGATTTCGAATGCTTCAGGGGATATTAATCAGTGGACGATGAATGATCTGACGAATAAATCGTCCGGCACACTGGGTTTTATCTTTCTGGGAAATAAAGCGGCACCGAACTGGGCGGAAGCCGAATACGGTCCGGGCTTTCAGATGCGGGAAGATACGTATACCGGGTATGATATCGATAATCCGGGAGCGCGGGAGATGCTGAGTTTTCTGTTCGATGCCTGCGTGCCTTTCATGAGCGGAAAAAAGTTTTCTGAACTGGGTTATATGCTCTGCAATGAACCGCATTTTTACACTACCAAGGAAAAAGATTCGATGGAGCCGGATGACTGGGGCTGGGCGCGCGGACCGGTTTCGGAATATACGATGGATAAATTCCGGGTGTGGCTGCAGGATCGGCATGCAACAGTTGCCGACCTCAATGCACTATGGGGAACGTCGTTTGCAGATTTTGATGCGGTGGATCTGGACGTTCCGATTTATGAAGGACTGCAGGGTACGCCGCAGTGGTATGACTGGGTGCGGTTCAATCAGTGGCGGGTGACGGAGTGGTATACCTGGGTTAAAAGTGCAATTCGCGCGAATGATGCGGCGGCGAAAGTGCACCTGAAAGTTATGCCGAATCTGTGGAGTGAAAACGACCGTGGGCATGGGTTGGATATGGAGGCATTGACCGAGCTGAGTGAAATCATCGGAAATGACGCCGGGGCGGATCACACCAACTGGTGGGGCAAGGCGCTGTGGTGGCAGGGGACCTATGCATTTGATTGGCGGGAAATGTGTATGTCATACGATTTTTTCAAGTCGGTCAGTCCTGAAAAAATCACTTTTAATTCGGAGGCACACTATCTTTCCACCGGCGGTTCGCGGGATCTTTTTCTGGATCCGGCCTATGCGCGGGCGACCTGCTGGCTGGCGCATCTGCACGGGCTGACTGCGAGCCAGATCTGGTTCTGGGCACGGCAGAGTGATGGGTCGCCGCGTAAGGGGGTGAACGTGGGTACCGGATGGTGGGGATCGAATAATTTCCAGCCGCAGGTCGTGAATGAAGTCGCACAGACGATGTTGGACCTGAATACCTTTTCGGAAGAGGTGATGGCCATGCAGCGCCAGCGTAAACCGATTCGTATTTTCTATTCCGAGACGTCGGCGATTAACAAGCCTGAATATATGGATGAAATATTTGAGCTTTATGAAAAACTCTATTTTGAAGGCGTTCCGGTCGGATTTGTGACAGAAAATATTCTGACGAAGCAGGGGCACGACCTGTGGGATGTAGTGCTGGTGCATGAAACTGAATTTGCAACGACCAATCAGGTGGCGGCCCTGCAGGCATATCTCGACGGCGGGGGCTCGGTGGTGATCGATTCTGACAGTCTTCGGAAGGATGAATACGGTCGGGGGATCGGTGGGCTGGCCCCTTCTGCCGGTACGCTCATTTCTGCGGTTTCGCTGGCTGATATGAAAGAGCAGGCGCTGGCTCGGGTGGACCTGCCGCCGGTGGAGATTTCTGAAACCAATGGGATTGGAACTGAAGGTTGTGCGTGGAAATGTGTGACAAATGAAGCGGGCAATGCGGTGGTTTCCATTGTGAATCTGGGTCATTCGGCGGCATCATTGTCTCTCGTTATGCGAAACGGGGAGGGGGCGGTTTGTACGGACATGCTGACCGGGGAGGCGCATTCGTCTTCTTTCGTGCTGGAACCTTTCGAGATGCGTCTGTTGGAGGTGGTTTCTCAGGATGTTGTGCCGCAACTTTCAACGATTGTGCAGTGGGGGAAACCGGGCGGGGATGACGGTATTGTGACCAATACACAGAACTTTAACCCTTATCCGGCGTTCACTACATATACTTATGGAAATACGGCTTCACCGCTGCCGGGACCGGATTATTATCCGGATAGCCGTGGTCGCTCTCCGGTGTTTAATCACGCATCGAAAAATGCATTTAATGTTAAGCAGATTACTGATGGCGGTACGCTGGGCGATTATATTACTACGGCAAAAAATGATCCGGATTACGCGGCTATGGTGGTGTGGGAGAATTATCTTACCAATGCCTATATTCTGAAGAGCCTTGAGATTGAAACCCGGGTGAATAATTCAGCCGATACCGATTCGCAGTTCCGCTGGCTGGTGCGTAAGATGGATGGCCAATGGTATGCCAGTGATGCGGTGGATACGAGCGATACGTTTACACTTTTTGCTGAGGAAGATCCGGAAAGTCTGAGCTGGTTTGATTTTACGCCGCATGTCGGTGGTGTGGCGTCGGTGGGGGGAAGTGCCTCTATTACTCTGGAGGATATTAATGCGGTGGGTTATCTGGCCACTTTTCAACAATTATCGACCAATATAAAATACCGTGCCAGTGAAACCCGTTATTTTAAAGCTACGGCATTTACAGCACTTCCTCAGAACGGGTGGGATAATTTTGTTATTGCATATGGGCTGAGCGGGGATCCGAATGATGATGCGGATGCCAACGGGGTCAGTGATTTTGTGGAGTATGCCTTGGGGGGGAATCCTACGAATTCATCAGATCGCGGCATTGCGCCGGATGTTGAATATCAACTCGATGATTCGGTTCACTATTATCATGTTGCGCTGACCAATCCGAATTCAGGCGTTTCCTATAATGTGGAGTGGGCGACGAATCTGGTGGTTGGCGGATGGACCAACAGTTTTGAATCGATCACGAATCGCCCGTCGGGCTATGCCGGAATGGATAAATTGGATTATAAGCTGAATGGTGACGCTGAAAAGCAGCTCTTTTTCCGGCTTAAGGTAGAGGCGGCCCTGTAA
- a CDS encoding sulfatase family protein has translation MKSALFLMTLLSAGISIAAGRQPTDLSRPNVVVIYGDDVGFADIGVNGAEMIPTPNIDRLAAEGINFSDGHSSAATCTPSRFSMLTGIHAFRYNARVLPPDAPLLIPLDKLTLPQLFSRAGYQTAVIGKWHLGIGTPGKKVNWNGDVKPGPIEIGFDYSFLLPSTNDRVPCVFLKNHRVLNLDPADPLYVGKTLADVQVPGSTPYPDGQTNREAMTYYQSTHGHDNSVINGIGRIGYQSGGKAALWNDETISDVFVDEMKAYIADHKDAPFFLYFASQDVHVPRAPNPRFKGATKLGYRGDAMVQFDWTVGQILQTLEEHGLSENTIVIFSSDNGPVYDDGYDDGTTLKTSIGENDRGHDASGKWSGGKYQIYEGGTRVPLIIKWPARIKPGTSDATVNQIDFMASFAELLGVELDDDEGIDSRNTLDAFMGRDSEGLEYMIEEATGLALRNGDWKYIEPQKVKYPKGLAPFDATLFNLKDDPAETKNLADQYPEKVEEMSKLLEKMKQHNGIRAIL, from the coding sequence GTGAAGAGTGCTCTGTTTTTAATGACCCTGCTCAGTGCAGGGATTTCGATTGCCGCGGGCCGGCAGCCGACGGATTTGTCGCGTCCCAATGTGGTTGTTATTTACGGCGACGACGTAGGGTTTGCGGATATCGGTGTAAACGGCGCAGAAATGATTCCGACGCCGAATATTGACCGGCTGGCTGCCGAGGGCATTAATTTCAGCGATGGCCACAGTTCGGCTGCCACGTGCACGCCTTCGCGCTTTTCCATGCTGACGGGCATTCATGCGTTTCGTTATAATGCCCGCGTACTGCCGCCCGATGCCCCGCTGCTTATTCCGCTTGATAAACTGACGCTTCCGCAGCTGTTTAGCAGAGCCGGCTATCAGACTGCTGTCATCGGGAAATGGCATCTGGGCATTGGAACACCCGGTAAAAAAGTGAACTGGAATGGCGATGTAAAGCCTGGGCCGATTGAAATCGGCTTTGATTATTCTTTTCTCCTGCCTTCCACGAACGACCGTGTACCTTGTGTTTTTCTGAAAAACCATCGTGTGCTGAATCTCGATCCCGCTGATCCGCTCTATGTGGGGAAAACTCTTGCCGATGTGCAGGTGCCGGGGTCAACCCCGTATCCGGATGGACAAACCAATCGCGAAGCGATGACTTATTATCAAAGCACTCACGGTCACGATAACAGTGTGATTAACGGCATCGGCCGTATCGGCTATCAGTCCGGCGGAAAAGCTGCGCTTTGGAATGATGAAACCATTTCTGATGTTTTTGTGGATGAAATGAAAGCGTATATCGCTGACCACAAAGACGCGCCGTTTTTCCTGTATTTTGCTTCGCAGGATGTTCATGTTCCGCGTGCACCGAATCCGCGGTTTAAAGGGGCTACCAAACTGGGCTACCGCGGTGATGCCATGGTTCAGTTTGATTGGACGGTGGGCCAGATTCTTCAGACGTTGGAAGAGCACGGCCTTTCGGAGAATACAATCGTGATTTTCTCCTCCGACAACGGACCGGTTTATGACGATGGTTATGATGATGGAACGACGCTGAAAACGTCTATTGGCGAAAATGACCGCGGCCACGATGCTTCCGGAAAATGGAGTGGCGGAAAGTATCAGATCTACGAGGGAGGCACCCGTGTTCCGCTCATCATAAAATGGCCGGCGCGCATAAAGCCCGGCACCTCCGATGCCACGGTCAATCAGATCGATTTTATGGCTTCTTTTGCAGAGCTTCTTGGTGTGGAGCTGGACGATGACGAAGGCATCGACAGTCGCAATACTTTGGATGCCTTTATGGGACGTGATTCTGAGGGGCTTGAATATATGATTGAAGAGGCCACCGGTCTTGCTCTGCGGAACGGTGACTGGAAATATATCGAGCCGCAGAAGGTTAAATATCCCAAAGGTCTTGCTCCGTTCGACGCCACCTTGTTCAACCTTAAGGATGATCCGGCTGAAACCAAAAATCTTGCCGATCAGTATCCTGAGAAAGTTGAAGAGATGTCCAAGTTGCTGGAAAAAATGAAACAGCACAACGGCATCCGCGCGATCCTGTAG
- a CDS encoding PEP-CTERM sorting domain-containing protein — MKKLILGLSVAAAVFSAQATVVSFDEAGYTAGALDEQGATGGSTWNASGNTVDPTGGGSVVLATGTDTWKYGVFRENLRADSGNNDFTVSQTISWTENAETGNNDAFSLLFNDTLNGTSTMRAYLNRSGTDSYKLGIKTDLGEDLGGSTFSETLFGLDDLGDTTSDSIKFSFNLVAGASSNDWSYTISLYNETTASDIGVISDSEITTSEALFTAGNLYGGFSSSRNESTHGLTDRVITSFEVAAVPEPATLGMISAIGIGILFIRRRFMM, encoded by the coding sequence ATGAAAAAATTGATACTCGGGCTCTCAGTTGCTGCCGCTGTTTTCAGCGCACAGGCAACAGTAGTGAGCTTTGACGAAGCCGGCTACACCGCCGGTGCGCTGGACGAGCAGGGAGCCACCGGAGGCAGCACCTGGAATGCCAGCGGAAACACCGTCGACCCAACCGGCGGCGGATCGGTCGTATTAGCCACGGGAACGGACACCTGGAAATACGGTGTATTCCGCGAAAACCTTCGGGCCGATTCAGGCAACAACGATTTCACGGTATCTCAGACCATTTCGTGGACTGAAAATGCCGAAACCGGAAACAATGATGCGTTCAGTCTGCTCTTTAACGATACGCTAAATGGAACCAGCACAATGCGTGCTTATCTGAACCGATCGGGTACCGACAGCTACAAACTCGGCATTAAAACCGACCTCGGCGAAGACCTGGGCGGCTCTACGTTTTCCGAGACTTTGTTTGGTCTGGATGACCTCGGCGACACAACCAGTGATTCCATTAAATTTTCCTTTAACCTGGTTGCGGGAGCCTCCTCAAATGACTGGTCCTACACGATCTCTCTTTATAATGAGACCACTGCCAGTGATATCGGAGTGATCTCCGACAGCGAAATCACAACGTCCGAGGCTCTCTTTACCGCAGGCAACCTGTATGGCGGATTCAGCTCGTCGCGTAACGAATCGACCCACGGTCTGACAGATCGCGTAATAACCTCCTTTGAAGTCGCAGCCGTTCCGGAACCGGCCACACTGGGAATGATTTCCGCTATCGGAATCGGCATCCTGTTTATCCGTCGCAGATTCATGATGTAA
- a CDS encoding putative Ig domain-containing protein — protein MTQEGARCVATESLPVYDPVCGGGKYILTPPAPSRPIINGPSIYGVRPGAPFLYKIPVTGNRPMRLSAENLPEGLNLDEVDGVISGTIADLKTVDYPVLLVAENEAGCAEKRFTIKVGKTICLTPPLGWNSWNCWRTRVTQQHVLDSARAMVETGLINYGWSYINIDDAWQGRRGGVHNAIQPDPERFPDLGKLCADVHALGLKIGIYSSPWMSTYAGRIGGSSDSPGGDWERDLGPDDIVEKRARFRIGKYCFEQEDARQWAEWGFDYLKYDWKPNDRISTQRMADALKACGRDMVFSLSNSAPVEHADLFETEVSCWRTAGDLKDLWDGECYHFNLIEQWTAHRRWLETGARGGPGHFPDADMLVVGNLTTAEGCKGEPVPSRLGADEQYAHISLWALWSCPLLIGCPIEMMDDFTLGLLTNSEVLAINQDERGIPGYSIDLADDIEVVVKELADGSRAFGMFNKGTVKQTVSIDWKAVGLNGPQRFRDVWRQKDIGTFDHHFSAAVRPHGVVLIRSVS, from the coding sequence ATGACTCAGGAGGGAGCGCGATGCGTTGCGACAGAATCGCTCCCGGTATATGATCCGGTGTGCGGAGGCGGGAAATATATTCTGACTCCACCGGCGCCGTCCCGGCCGATCATCAACGGACCTTCAATATACGGGGTTCGGCCCGGGGCTCCATTCCTCTACAAAATTCCGGTCACGGGAAACCGGCCGATGCGTCTGTCGGCGGAAAATCTTCCGGAAGGATTGAACTTGGATGAAGTCGACGGGGTGATCAGCGGAACGATTGCTGATTTAAAAACCGTTGATTATCCCGTTCTTCTGGTAGCGGAAAATGAGGCGGGGTGTGCGGAAAAACGCTTTACGATCAAAGTTGGAAAAACAATCTGTCTGACTCCGCCGCTGGGCTGGAATTCATGGAACTGCTGGCGGACACGGGTGACGCAGCAGCACGTGCTCGACTCTGCCCGAGCCATGGTCGAGACCGGTCTGATCAATTACGGATGGAGCTATATCAATATTGATGATGCCTGGCAGGGCCGCCGCGGCGGAGTACATAATGCCATTCAGCCGGATCCGGAACGTTTTCCGGACCTTGGAAAACTTTGCGCAGATGTTCATGCGCTTGGGCTGAAAATCGGCATTTATTCTTCGCCGTGGATGAGCACCTATGCCGGACGTATCGGCGGCTCCTCCGATTCTCCGGGCGGGGACTGGGAGCGTGATTTAGGGCCGGATGATATCGTCGAAAAGCGGGCACGTTTCCGAATCGGGAAATACTGTTTTGAGCAGGAGGATGCCCGCCAGTGGGCCGAATGGGGATTCGATTATCTGAAATATGACTGGAAACCCAACGACCGTATCAGTACGCAGCGTATGGCCGATGCCCTGAAGGCGTGCGGGCGGGATATGGTTTTTTCGCTGTCGAATTCCGCTCCGGTTGAACATGCGGATCTGTTTGAGACAGAGGTGAGCTGCTGGCGCACAGCCGGTGATCTGAAGGATCTTTGGGATGGCGAATGCTATCACTTTAATCTGATTGAACAGTGGACTGCGCATCGCCGCTGGCTGGAGACTGGCGCACGCGGCGGTCCCGGTCATTTTCCGGATGCCGATATGCTTGTGGTGGGAAATTTAACGACTGCGGAAGGGTGTAAGGGCGAGCCGGTACCGTCACGCTTGGGGGCTGATGAGCAGTATGCCCATATTTCGCTGTGGGCGCTTTGGTCGTGCCCGCTGCTGATCGGCTGTCCGATTGAAATGATGGATGATTTTACGCTCGGTTTGCTGACGAATTCCGAGGTGTTGGCCATTAATCAGGATGAGCGGGGCATTCCTGGATATTCCATTGATCTCGCGGACGATATTGAAGTGGTGGTTAAAGAGCTGGCGGACGGCAGTCGGGCGTTCGGTATGTTCAACAAAGGCACCGTGAAACAGACTGTTTCGATTGATTGGAAGGCGGTGGGGCTGAATGGACCGCAACGGTTCCGGGATGTCTGGCGTCAGAAAGATATCGGTACATTCGATCATCATTTTTCTGCTGCCGTGCGTCCACATGGGGTGGTGCTGATTCGTAGTGTTAGCTGA